The proteins below come from a single Mangifera indica cultivar Alphonso chromosome 16, CATAS_Mindica_2.1, whole genome shotgun sequence genomic window:
- the LOC123198485 gene encoding cation/H(+) antiporter 15-like translates to MKEQVSTANVTEETIVCYAPNMITTNGVWQGDNPLDYSLPLFILQLTLVVVTTRALVFVLKPFRQPRVISEIVGGVILGPSVLGRNPEISNAIFPLRSVMVLETMANVGLLYFLFLVGLEMDISVIRRTGKKCLALAAAGMILPFLIGVGFSFLVHNKSQHMSQGNFILFVGVTLSVTAFPVLATILAELKLINTELGRIALSSALFNDMSAWILLAFAIALGEKESNSLSSLWVIICSVAFVIFCIFIVRPLISWMIWRTPEGEAFSEFYICLILTGVMVAGFITDAIGTHSVFGAFVFGLVIPNGPLGLTLIEKLEDFVSGLLLPLFFAMSGLKTDIVAIKGTFTWGILLLVTILASAGKIFGTVIVALIYQMPIHEGVTLGLLMNTKGLIEMIVLNVGKDQKVLDESSFASMVVVAIIMTAVITPIVTIIYKPARRVLPYQQRTIQRSKPDSELRLLVCINTPRNVPTIINLLEASYPKKRSPICVYVLHLVELTGRASAMLIVHNNRKSGRPALNRTQAQSDHIISAFENYEQHAACVSVHPLTAISPYSTMHEDICSLAEDKRVALIIIPFHMHQTVDGAMEATNPAFRMVNQNLQANAPCSVGILVDRGLNGSTRLAANQVSHQIAVLYFGGPDDREALAYAWRMSEHPGISLTVMRFIPGEDTVDPVAQPSFDPTNNDREKKLDVEFINDFRMKNVNDESIVYTEKVANNGEETVAAIRAMDTVHDLFIVGRGQGMSSPLTAGLTDWSECPELGAIGDLLASSDFSATVSVLVVQQYAGIGPQNEGMGTPDSPSQADNIFSNVDSSTFRGQPMFNKPH, encoded by the exons ATGAAAGAACAAGTGTCAACTGCGAATGTAACAGAAGAAACAATAGTATGTTATGCACCAAATATGATTACCACAAATGGAGTTTGGCAGGGAGATAATCCTTTGGATTACTCTCTTCCTCTCTTCATTTTGCAGTTGACACTAGTGGTCGTCACCACACGCGCTCTCGTTTTCGTTTTGAAACCTTTTCGCCAGCCTCGTGTGATCTCTGAGATTGTT GGAGGAGTAATATTGGGGCCATCAGTACTTGGAAGAAATCCCGAAATTTCCAATGCAATTTTCCCTTTAAGAAGTGTAATGGTGCTCGAGACAATGGCAAATGTTGGCCTTCTTTACTTTCTATTCCTGGTTGGACTAGAGATGGACATATCCGTGATCCGTCGCACAGGGAAAAAGTGCTTAGCCTTGGCTGCGGCCGGCATGATCTTGCCTTTCCTTATTGGTGTTGGCTTCTCATTCCTTGTGCACAATAAATCACAACACATGAGTCAAGGAAATTTCATACTTTTCGTTGGAGTCACCCTTTCTGTCACTGCTTTTCCCGTGCTGGCAACAATTCTTGCAGAGCTCAAACTTATCAACACAGAGCTTGGCAGGATTGCCCTGTCTTCAGCTCTTTTCAATGACATGAGTGCTTGGATTCTCTTAGCTTTCGCCATTGCCTTAGGAGAGAAGGAAAGTAATTCCTTGTCGTCCCTCTGGGTGATAATCTGCAGTGTAGCCTTTGTTATCTTCTGCATATTTATTGTTCGACCTCTCATCTCCTGGATGATTTGGAGAACCCCAGAGGGTGAAGCCTTCAGTGAATTCTACATATGTCTCATTCTCACCGGGGTTATGGTAGCAGGTTTCATCACAGATGCCATTGGAACACACTCTGTTTTTGGAGCTTTTGTATTTGGTTTGGTGATTCCAAATGGACCACTCGGACTTACTCTCATAGAAAAGCTCGAGGATTTCGTCTCAGGGCTTCTTCTCCCTCTCTTCTTTGCTATGAGCGGACTCAAGACTGATATTGTAGCCATCAAAGGAACTTTTACCTGGGGAATTCTGTTGCTTGTGACAATTCTAGCTTCTGCTGGTAAAATTTTCGGTACTGTCATTGTTGCACTCATTTACCAGATGCCAATTCATGAAGGAGTTACTCTTGGCTTGCTTATGAATACGAAAGGATTAATAGAAATGATTGTCCTCAATGTTGGCAAGGACCAGAAG GTGTTAGACGAGTCGTCATTTGCGAGCATGGTTGTTGTAGCCATCATTATGACAGCAGTAATCACACCAATTGTAACAATAATTTACAAGCCAGCAAGGAGAGTTTTACCGTACCAACAACGAACAATCCAAAGATCAAAACCAGATTCAGAATTGAGGCTACTGGTGTGTATTAATACTCCTCGAAATGTCCCAACAATAATCAACCTTCTTGAAGCatcttacccaaaaaaaagatCCCCAATATGCGTCTATGTGCTTCATCTTGTTGAACTTACTGGTCGTGCGTCTGCCATGCTCATAGTGCACAACAACAGGAAATCTGGTAGGCCAGCCCTGAATCGAACACAAGCTCAATCAGACCACATAATCAGTGCCTTCGAGAACTATGAGCAGCATGCAGCTTGTGTATCTGTTCATCCCCTAACAGCCATTTCCCCTTACTCCACTATGCATGAAGATATCTGCAGCTTGGCAGAGGACAAACGTGTAGCCCTCATAATCATTCCCTTCCACATGCACCAGACAGTTGATGGAGCAATGGAAGCCACTAACCCAGCATTTCGTATGGTCAATCAGAATCTACAAGCAAATGCACCTTGCTCGGTTGGGATTCTCGTTGACAGAGGCTTAAACGGGTCTACAAGGTTGGCTGCAAATCAAGTGTCTCATCAAATTGCAGTGCTCTACTTTGGTGGCCCAGATGACAGAGAGGCACTAGCATATGCATGGAGAATGTCCGAGCATCCAGGAATTAGTCTTACCGTGATGAGATTTATTCCAGGAGAAGATACAGTTGATCCAGTAGCACAGCCTAGTTTTGATCCAACCAACAATGACAGGGAGAAGAAACTTGATGTAGAGTTTATAAACGACTTCAGGATGAAGAATGTAAATGATGAATCAATTGTTTATACAGAGAAGGTGGCCAACAATGGGGAGGAGACAGTGGCAGCAATAAGAGCAATGGACACAGTTCATGACTTGTTCATAGTAGGGAGAGGACAAGGAATGAGCTCACCATTAACGGCTGGTCTTACCGACTGGAGTGAGTGCCCAGAGCTTGGTGCAATTGGGGATTTGCTTGCATCATCTGACTTTTCAGCAACAGTGTCAGTGCTGGTTGTGCAACAGTATGCAGGGATAGGACCACAGAATGAGGGAATGGGAACACCTGACAGCCCGAGTCAGGCGGACAACATATTCAGCAATGTAGACTCATCAACTTTCAGAGGGCAACCCATGTTTAACAAACCACATTAA
- the LOC123199770 gene encoding U-box domain-containing protein 26-like, with translation MKEGEQMAIPHLFRCPISLDLFQDPVTLSTGQTYDRSSIEKWLAAGNLTCPVTMQKLDDPSFVPNHTLRHLINQWLQMDSGTGGSHHNFDLDNYLTKFDSLAVLKLNLESPETSMETKLQTLENILLLLSQEPSSVSCLLQLRFLPLLLHQVFGKAAEFDKFSQEYVKFIQDGLSCVSRLLLPEQMECLNMLLEESKLKNFISLFEQGNCIIKKSLCHLIDLISSSAETKDLCSQLGKNSRILDVIVLIILQDSEASDPGIMALSGFCSLESNRESVVRSGAINGLITYILNAERREKSLAAVAMSRIEELLVLEIAKEAVVKLPNGVQALVKMVFRVSDHEGSESAVNSLMILCCDSLEVREEAIGGGVLSQLLLLLQSQCGNRTKSMANTLLKMLRSKWGEES, from the coding sequence atgaaggAAGGTGAACAAATGGCGATTCCCCACTTGTTTAGGTGTCCCATAAGTCTAGACTTGTTTCAAGATCCAGTTACACTTTCCACAGGCCAAACTTATGACAGATCCAGCATTGAAAAATGGCTGGCTGCAGGTAACCTTACTTGTCCTGTAACAATGCAAAAGCTTGATGATCCTTCCTTTGTTCCCAATCACACTCTTCGCCATTTGATTAATCAGTGGCTTCAAATGGATAGTGGTACTGGTGGTAGTCACCATAACTTTGATCTTGATAATTACTTGACAAAATTTGATTCTTTAGCTGTGCTAAAACTCAATCTTGAATCCCCTGAAACTTCCATGGAAACCAAGCTTCAAACTCTGGAAaacattcttcttcttctttcccaGGAACCCTCTAGTGTTTCTTGTTTGCTCCAGCTTAGATTCTTGCCGCTACTTCTGCACCAAGTTTTCGGAAAAGCTGCAGAATTTGATAAATTCTCTCAGGAATATGTAAAGTTTATACAGGATGGACTTTCTTGTGTTTCCAGGTTGCTGCTTCCAGAACAAATGGAGTGTTTAAATATGTTGCTTGAAGAgtccaaattaaagaatttcatCTCTTTGTTTGAGCAGGGAAATTGCATAATCAAGAAAAGCTTGTGtcatttaattgatttaatttcttcatctGCGGAAACAAAAGATCTTTGTTCGCAGCTTGGAAAAAATTCCAGGATTCTAGATGTTATTGTGTTGATTATTCTCCAGGATTCTGAAGCATCCGACCCTGGAATTATGGCCTTATCAGGATTTTGCTCCCTGGAATCGAACCGCGAAAGCGTAGTTCGATCAGGAGCCATAAATGGGCTGATAACATACATTCTGAACGcggagagaagagaaaagagcTTGGCGGCAGTCGCAATGTCAAGAATCGAAGAACTTTTAGTGCTGGAGATTGCGAAAGAGGCAGTTGTAAAGCTTCCAAATGGTGTTCAGGCTCTGGTGAAGATGGTTTTCAGAGTGTCGGACCATGAAGGGAGTGAAAGCGCCGTGAATTCGTTGATGATTTTGTGTTGTGATTCGTTAGAGGTTAGAGAAGAAGCCATTGGAGGTGGGGTTTTGAGTCAACTGTTGCTGCTTTTACAGAGCCAATGTGGTAATAGGACAAAGAGCATGGCGAATACGTTGCTGAAAATGCTGAGATCAAAATGGGGAGAAGAGTCCTAG